In Balearica regulorum gibbericeps isolate bBalReg1 chromosome 2, bBalReg1.pri, whole genome shotgun sequence, one DNA window encodes the following:
- the LOC142600821 gene encoding SUN domain-containing protein 3-like, with the protein MRSNARIVKQDRKRFGTGWMAVQEIIDHFVEKVEENQVPMPDYALKSSGAAVIHSRTSPSLWNTKGKVLLYSLPLVDYVRSPEVILEPDNHPGNCWPFPGSWGHVLIKLSLPITPRAVTMDHVSGSAFHRDSIPSAPKDFAVYGLKEGREEQGTFLGEFMFLAALNPRQTFQLKNELSGVVKYIRLEVLSNWGHPDYTCLYRFRVHGDPPKDDGGRGVSFVWLQEERHQAEPEPPREKHRVDLAPDFRHL; encoded by the exons ATGCGTTCCAATGCCCGTATTGTCAAGCAGGACAGGAAGCGCTTTGGAACTGGTTGGATG GCTGTGCAAGAGATAATCGATCATTTCGTggagaaggtggaagaaaacCAAGTCCCGATGCCTGATTATGCCCTCAAATCATCAG GGGCTGCTGTCATTCATTCAAGaacttctccatccctctggaatacaaaaggaaaagtccTTTTGTATTCCCTGCCGCTGGTGGATTACGTGAGGTCTCCAGAGGTTATCCTTGAG CCAGACAATCACCCGGGAAACTGCTGGCCCTTCCCAGGAAGTTGGGGACACGTCCTGATCAAGCTGTCTCTGCCAATCACTCCCAGAGCTGTCACCATGGACCACGTTTCAGGGAGTGCGTTCCATCGAGACAGCATCCCCAGCGCTCCAAAGGACTTTGCAGTCTAC GGCCTGAAGGAAGGACGTGAGGAGCAGGGCACGTTCCTGGGAGAGTTCATGTTCCTGGCAGCACTGAATCCCAGACAGACCTTCCAGCTGAAA AACGAGCTCTCTGGGGTCGTGAAGTACATCAGGCTGGAAGTGCTGAGCAACTGGGGCCACCCAGACTACACCTGCCTGTATCGATTCAGGGTGCACGGTGATCCTCCCAAAGATGATGGGGGGAGAGGTGTCAGTTTTGTCTG GCTGCAAGAAGAGAGGCACCAAGCTGAACCTGAGCCCCCGCGAGAGAAACACCGCGTGGACTTGGCGCCTGACTTCCGTCACCTCTGA